The Branchiostoma floridae strain S238N-H82 chromosome 12, Bfl_VNyyK, whole genome shotgun sequence genome segment GGCGTGGTGGTAGCCAGCAGTTGAAAACCTCAGAATGAACAATAGATCTGGCATACTTCAGACAGAGAGCTTTACGCCTTACATGCGGAGGTTCTAATTTACAAATCAGTAGCGCTGAACTGTAGGAACTGAAAGAACGACCAAGAATGATCTTACAGGCCCTGGCTTGGACACGTTCAACCATACATGACAGTTCTACTGTAAGCCCTGGGTGCCAGACCTGGCAGGCGTATTCCAGGGTGGGGCGGACAAACcctatgtacacaagtactaAGCCGCAAGTGCTCAGACcgtgtttcttcaaacacctaATCATGTATAGACGGCggtatagtagtagtcgggaaatttacagGCGCGCTCTCGTTTAGAGGCAGAGTAAAGAGGAGCGCGCCTataaatttcccgactactagtatatctccgcgattcaatctctgcttggagagtagggtcTATCTTTACCCACTGACTGATAAAGAATCTTCATGGAAAGGAGAAGCAACTGATAGCCAAATTACACGCAGAAATCTGCCAAATTACACGCAGAAATCAATACAAATGGGCGGGCAAGAAGCTGGTCTGCAGTCTGACCCTTTGGATTTTGCggtctagtctccaagcagaccctacggtgccttagaaatagtatcaaagctggccagggacttggtataccggtgcccgtttgactcccttagtcggctatctccctttggccggctatactcctttgccagctttgatactatttctaaggcaccgtagggtctgcttgaaGACTATTTGCGGTCTTCCTTCaagattttgtcatgaaaacGGTTTTAATGAGATGAACGTATGCGAAAGGGACCGACATCTATTGTTTACGAGCATAACAATAGGACAAGAACAAAGGGGTACGACTCTTGACGCTAAACGTCACCCCCTGCttgtaaaaacaaagaaatggtGAATCTCTCGAATTATTAGTTTCTTGTCAAATTTGTGGTGTCGTTCGGTCAAACGTTAGCGAAATCGGATGCCTTTTGTCGACATGTCGCCAGTGGTCCCACAAAATACTAAGAGAAGcccctaaatttgaaaacacttCCGGTAAAATGGAACACGCCATGATGAACACCTCAATGCCGGGAGGTTTCTGTCCCAGGGGCGGACAaaggggtttacagtataccgTACATCTTTCAACTTCGCCGTGAATACCAGTAAGACGTTTCTAAACACCAATGGacacttgaaaattacctctgCACTTGAAAATGGACCTAAACACACTTGCACTTTCACCCATTTTGATGAttacaatacaaacaattcTTAACAGACAGACCCTCGGTAAACCCCTCATGGCCCAATGTTGTTTACGCTATATCTTCTGTCTTCCTCCTCGCTTTCCCCGAGTTGATTTTGAATAAACATTAATAGAAACTTTCCTGCATTTTAGACGAGGAAACAGCAAGGCTCCAAAGGAACATGTGTATCACTTCCTTCTGCAGGCTATGGTCTGTTTTGCAACACCCACAGAAGACAGAAAAATAGAGTCGAGTTTACGGGACCCAGGGATCACTATCAAAAAACGATACGCTTCAGATTTCTGTCAAATCTACAGACGTTTTAGggtcaaaatacaacaaatcgtcttacctgaacaaagtTGAACCCTAGCCTTGCACACAAACACCAGCAGGTTGTCTCTAAAACCGCGAAAGTTGTGATTTTTGCTCAggaaggacgggaacttttCCAAACCGATGCCGCTCTCGACTCTCCGAGTAAACAGGAAGACGGCGTCATGTGACCCGGAAGTGACCTTTTGTTTTTTGGGTCAAACATCATCTCCTGGTTATCCAATAGTTGTCGCGACATCGCCCAGCTGAATGCTGAGATTGTAGAAATGATACAATTTAGAAGAGCCAATTGTataagttgagaaatgatatTACATGAATTACAGCTTTGCGATATGGTTTAGTCGGCGTCCACGGGCGCCGCCATTATCTTTCCCAGTGGGGTATGATGGGAAGTGGTGTTGCAATTTCGATGTGTTAATATTGACGTACGTGGAATGTTATGAGCGTGTCGTTGCGGTCTTGTCGGATATAATGGGACAGCAGCCACAACTATAAATGTTTGGTCTGTTTTATGGTGgcatggtgttttttttttaatccctaCTGACTACTGTCCCCATACATTACCAACCGTCAGGAGCGTTGGAGACGCACATTACAGCTTCTAGCCACAGACCGGCTCTGTGATACTGAGTGTTGGTGGATAATCCTACAGAGATCATGTGTGTATATTAACGCTGTTCGGGTGTTGGGAAAATGAAATGATCAGATAATTGGACCCTAGTGACTTTTAAAGAAACTGCAGCAGGATTTCCGGTCTTCATATCTGGTGTTCTAGATATCTCGCCTTCTAATGTTTGGTAGAGGCGATAAGTAAATGTGAATTTCCTATACTTCTCATGTGGTAACAAAtgcaatgtaaaataaaaactacATGCTTGGTTTCAAATCgtttattcaaaataaaacgTTAACAAAATAGGTAAATGCAAAACATCAAAGTCAACAACGAAGATAGCCACTAGTTATTAAACTGAACTTGTTAAGAAAAGCAAAACTGGTTCTTCTCGTTTTATTGTTATCCTAACTGAACTCAAACCGTGAGTCTACCAACCTGTTTACAAAGACATGAAAGCAAACTAGCAGACATTAACAAGATCGTTAAGACTTATCAGAGTGAACTTATCtaacaaaattcaaaacatttctacaaGTCGTTCTCTTCCCTTAACTAAAACTAGAAGCCTGAAATATATATGGTTACGGAACATAAGTAGACGTATTATTAAAAGAAGAGGAATAAACTTCACTCCTGAATGAGGTACTATTCTCCGTGCAGACATTAACTTTTGCCGTTGATTGTATGTTAAAGACTATCAATGTCACTTTCTAGTTAACAAAACAATGTTAAGTTTGAAAAACTAAACACTATTTATCATAATAGAGCTTATACCGTAAGAAGTCAACTTGAACACACTATGCTTCTCACATCTTAGAAACTAAATTTTATAACACCAGAAACATGTGAATTTAAACTACTTGAATGCGGCGATTGCCTGAACAAGATGCTGGGACAGAGTTAAACTACAACAAGAGTTACTCCGTTGAAGATGTTGGTAATTCAAATTGGTTGCATTAGAAAGTACTGTTCATCTATTGATTAACAAATCGCACAAAACGCAGTTCAAATCTAATCCTGAACGACTTCTTTCAACACAAATAAACCTTCCAAAAACAGAAAAGTTGTTGCCTCAAAAAACACAAACTGAGGTGACTTTACTGATAACGTGCTAAAAGGCATGTAAGTCTTCACGATCATCAGCTGGCTGAACTGTCTGATTCACTTTCGAACCCTTTAtgctgaactgcttgctgcactcctcacacctttAAGTTTTCCCGAGTGTGAGTCCGCAGGTGTTTCTTCAGAGAATCCAgacgactgaactgcctgctgcacgcCTCACAAccgtagggtttctctcctgtgtgagtccgcatgtgtttctttagatcgCACAGCACAccgaactgtctgctgcactcatcgcatctgtagggtttctcccctgtgtgagtccgcacgtgagccttcagattacccagctcactaaactgcctgctacacttctcacacctgtagggtttctcacctgtgtgagttcgcatgtgagtcttcagagcactcagcacactgaactgcctgctgcactcctcacacttgtatggcttctcaccggtgtgagtccgcatatgtttTGTTAGactacccagctcactgaactgcctactgcactcctcacacctgtaaggtttctcacctgtgtgagtccgcatgtggctcTTCAGATTACTCTtctgactaaactgcttgctgcagtcctcacacttgtacggtttctctccagtgtgtgtCCGCATGTGCGTTTTCAGAGGACCCTGCTGAcaaaactgtttgctgcacttctcacatttatagggtttttctcctgtgtgagtccgcatgtgttttttcagctcacccagctgactgaactgcttgctgcactcctcacacttgtagggtttttcccctgtgtgagatctcatgtgagtcttcagagcaccaagctgactaaactgcctgctgcactcctcacacgtgtagggtttctcacctgtgtgagtccgcatgtgtgtcttcagatgacccagatgactgaactgcttgctgcactcctcacacctgtagcgttTTTCCTCTCTGACAGATCGCACAGAAGAATCCTTTTTCGCCTTTCTCCTGACGTCACCGAAACTCTCTGCGCTGCTTGTTGTTGACATCCTTCTGGATCTAGTGCAACTTCTGTAGAGACAATATGAACGATCAAGTTACAAATGTTTCATCCATAGctattttagtacatgtatttggtccGCATTGTATGAATTTGTCAGTGAGGGCAAAATAAGCGGTGAAAGTGAGGTTTATTTAAGCCATATGCACAAAGTTTTCATTACAAAAAGGAACGAatgctagtactagtaggaTTCTGCAGAAATGCACACAGAAATCACAGGACAGATTCTCTTTATAATAATAGCAGCAAACTACAAGCTCAAATGCGCTGACAAGAACCTGGTCTGCAGTCCGACCCTTTGGATTTCATGGTCTTCCTTCGATTGTGTCATAAAAAAATGAGGTTTTTAATGAGGCTAACGTAAGCGAACGTAATTGAAAATAACCGACATCTATTGCTTACGAGCATAGCAATAGGACAAAGACAAAGGAGTACGACTCTTGACGCTAGAGGCCACCCCACGCGTGTAGCTACAGTGAAAACAAAAGAATCTCTCAAAAAAATCTTATCAATTTTCCGGTAAAACGGATGTTTTTTGTTCCACATTGTCCCCGAATATGCACAGAGAAAGCCCTAGATGTGAAAACACACCCAAGCATCAGTTACTGAACCTGACCGTAAAATAAGGAACACGACATAAATTAATGAACACCAGATGGTGAAAAAGTTTCCGGTCCGGGAGCGGATTGAGGGGTTTACAGTAAACCGTATATATTTCAACTGCGCCCAGCAAACCAGCCAGACGACTCTTTTTACCAATAAACAGTACCAAATTGACTCTGAAGCTGTAAACACAACTTGTATTTTCACTCATTAATAACCCTATAAATTCATCAACGATTACAACCCTataaattcgtttttttttaatctttaaacCCCTCCGGAGCCCCAAAATTTGTTTACGTAATCTTTTGTATCCCTCCTCGCTTTCCCGTGTGAATTTCGAATAAACTTTGAACTTTCCTCCATTTTAGGCGAGGAAACAGCAGAGCTACAAAGGAACATGTGTATCGAAGACTATGGTCTATTTTACAACACCCACAGAAGAAAAACTTGATGGAGTTGAGTTACCAGTAGTCGGGACCCCCACTAAAATCAAGACGTCGACACGCttgttttctgtcaaatctaGAGAAGTTTTAGAGTCAAAATACAACagatcgtcttacctgaacaaagtTTAACACTAGCCTTGCACACAAACACCAGTAGGTTGTCTCCAAAGCCgcttattttgtgatttttgttccGGAAGCTCGGGAACTTTTCCAAACCGTTGTCTGCCTCGATTTTCCGAGTAAACAGGAAGTAtgtgacccggaagtattcTATTGTTCTGGGTCAGATATGACCCCCTGGTTACgcccaaaaagtagttactcgagcaactagatatggttttggaaacggtcaaacgtttcaactggaacccaacagttttcgtcagtgacaatgaagtgatctggaagaaacaggtcttttatactctaactaagaatgaagacaatttcagatgtccaataggaaacgttgtaagacaattcaggtcaaactgaagacaatttggatttcaaagggaAGCAAGGCTAaaacacagttaatgcaaatgagtcaattggTTTAGTTGCAAAGTTTTATTGcgtgggtggggggggggcacagccagtagatttctagcgaggacacgccTTTAGTCGATCCGTTCACATGCAAGGTACCCAATTTCCACTGGATCTAGTGGCACGCGAGTGACAGAGATTAATAGTTTACACCTACTGTCTGTTGAGTAACGATTTTTCGTCGATCTTCCTCTTAatagtttgctagttatttTGAGTCAAACGTTATGTCATAATGCAGTAAAGCCGcattcttaacttgaaagttacaACTATCTGTGTACCATGATTCCTTTACGTTCACATTTCGAAATACAAAACGTTACAAGGTACTAGTATGTCTGAAGACTGTATAATGTGCCCATTTAGCTAGGATTGACTGCAAGGTCTCtcttctttttgtttccttttcacaggcgagttgcgaatacatgtttgtaaaccacaccgccagatctgtaatgtttcaccaaTAAACTTACTACCAGTATCACTTCAATATCTCATGGAATGCACAGAAAAAGCACaaatagatactgtaaatgcagaaatgttcgcggtggattaatgttcgcggttttcgcggtgaccacctCACGTTCCAcacgtagccccccttttctgttgaggatgggattgtatattctatCATATATGGcctaactccccgttcaaaccagcgggcttcgCGGTCTAGGATATCGGTtgattggaggttgaaggagtgtccttggttgtgttctaggtggttgaaaatagcagaGGTGTAGCCGTTGGCGCtgggtttgcaatgttctttgtaCCTTGCCTTTAGTGGCCGGCTAGTCTCACCGATGTATGTGTTGGTGCAGTTGGGTTCTTcacatttgagtctgtagattacattggccttagtacctttctgtggtCTTTTAactcctgcaactaaaacaacaggagctatgTTCTATTGCTTGGTATGATAAGTAAATGAGAATTTCCAACGTTTCTTATGTGCTAACAAAATCAATGTGTAAGAAAAACTACAGGCACGGTTCGAACTGTTTATTTTTAACAAACTTTTAACAAAATGGATGAATAAAAACTATTGAAATCAACAACGAAGATAGATATTAATAAATGAAGCGAGCTTATACTACAAGAGTATCAACACCTCTATTGGTCTACTGTTCTCCCATCTAACGGTAAGTCTAAAATCCATTAAGTTATGAGTATAGTTAGAGCAAGGACGTTGGTTAGAGATACTATTTCTAGGAGAAAAGGAAGATAACAAGTTTACTACTCTTCCCCTTTAGACATTGACTTGGTACTGTTCATTAAATGTCgaaggtacaaaaacaatcttCAATGTCAAGTTCTAGTTCTACTTTGCAAATCACTGTTAATTTTAGCctatttacaaaataaatgcTACGTTCTATTTATAAAAGGCATGTTACTTTATTGTTCTACTTCATTTGCAAATCATCAAACACAATCTACTAtaaagaaattgcaaaacagcAAACAGACTTCTACATTTTTCCTTCTAGACATACCTCACAACAGTATTTAAATATACCAAAGCGTGCTAGTTCTAGTTGACTTCTAGTTTACTACGAAACAATTCAAACATCTGAAGCCCTCCTAGAAGTTACAAAACAGGTAATGAACTTGCACATGATACacatcgaaaaaaaaaaaacatcttggAAACTAAATTCTAGAACACCACGGGTAAGCGAACTCCCTCACACTTGTTCAAGTTCTTTTGTGAGattccatgtgtttcttcagactatccagtcgactgaactgcctgctgcactcctcacacctgtaaggtttctcccttgtatgagtccgcatgtgtttcttcatcGTACCCAGCTCACTAAACCGCCTGCTGCagtcctcacacctgtagggtttctcccctgtgtgagtccgtatgtgtctTTTCAGAGCACTAAGCTTGCTAAACTgtctgttgcactcctcacacttgtagggtttctcccctgtgtgagtcagcatgtgagtcttcagagcacCCAGCCGATTGAACTGCCTTTTGCACACCTCACActggtagggtttctctcctgtgtgagtccgcatgtgtgtcttcagagcacccagctcactgacctgcctgctgcactcctcacacctgtagggtttctcacctgtgtgagtccgcatgtgactcttcagatgacCAAGCttgctaaactgcttgctgcactcctcacacgtgtagcgtttctcacctgtgtgagtccgcatgtgagtatTCTGAGAATCCGGTCGAccaaactgcctgctgcactcctcacacctgtagggtttctcccctgtgtgagtccgaatgtgagtcttcagatgacccagctgactgaactgcctgctgcactcctcacacctgtagggtttctcccctgtgtgagtatgCATATGTTTTCTAAGCTcatccagccgactgaactgcctgctgcactcctcacacctgtagggtttgtctcctgtgtgagtccgcatgtgtttcttcagattacagaactgactgaactgcctgctgcactcctcacacttgtaaggtttctcccctgtgtgagtccgcatgtgttccttaagatgacccagctgtctgaactgcttgctgcactcctcacacctgaagCGTTTCTCCTTTCTGACAGGTCGCACAGAAGAATCCTTTTTCGCCCTTCTCCTGACGTCACCCAAACTCTGGGCACTGGTTGTTGTCGACATCCTCCTAGATGTTGTGCACTTTCTGTAGGAACGATAAAGTTAAAAATGCTACATCCACAGCTATTTCAGCTTTTGGTCCGCATTGCATAAAAGTAAGGGGGAAGTCTTCAGACTAtacagccgactgaactgcttgttgcactcctcacacctgtagcgttTCTCCCCTTTGTTAGATCGCACAGAGGaatcctttttttcaaatttttcctgACGTCACCCAAACCCTACATTCTCCTAGATCGTGTGCAACTTCTGTAACTCAGACAATAGGAACAAGATCATTTATCAACAGTTACTATCTTCGCCAAAAAGGtgtgtttttgatgtgtttgaatgtgtgtgtgtgtatgtgtacctgagtgtgtgtgcctgtgtgtctatgtgtgagTAATTATGCGTCTGTCTGTGTATATAGGTGTCTGCATTtttctctgtgtctgtgtgtatcatTACTATAAGCATAATTTTTATTGCTTGTACGGGTCTTTGTATgaaggtatgtgtgtgtgtttgaacaACATAATTCGGAAAACCTGGattggatcctgatgatatttggttggtaTAAACGGTTTATTCAAGTTCAACAGTCGACATTATAAATACTAAACAAAATATATGACTTGCAGTCGGAAGACTGAATTCAGGGGTGCATACAGTAAGCATTTACATGAATAATATGACATTCGTACGGACGCTCGAATCACTACGCGGAAATGTACGAAT includes the following:
- the LOC118427946 gene encoding zinc finger protein 271-like, which codes for MSTTSSAESFGDVRRKAKKDSSVRSVREEKRYRCEECSKQFSHLGHLKTHMRTHTGEKPYTCEECSRQFSQLGALKTHMRSHTGEKPYKCEECSKQFSQLGELKKHMRTHTGEKPYKCEKCSKQFCQQGPLKTHMRTHTGEKPYKCEDCSKQFSQKSNLKSHMRTHTGEKPYRCEECSRQFSELGSLTKHMRTHTGEKPYKCEECSRQFSVLSALKTHMRTHTGEKPYRCEKCSRQFSELGNLKAHVRTHTGEKPYRCDECSRQFGVLCDLKKHMRTHTGEKPYGCEACSRQFSRLDSLKKHLRTHTRENLKVSCTRSRRMSTTSSGQGLGDVSRKAKKDSSVRSTKEEKCHKCEECSKQFSRLDDLRRHMRTHTGEKPYQCEECNRQFSQLGHLKAHMRTHTGEKPYRCEECSKQFRQLGSLKKHMRTHTGEKPYRCEECSRQFSQLEHLKSHIRTHTGEKSYRCEECSMRFRELIHLKTHKRTHTGEKPYRCEECSRQFRQRGVLKKHMRTHTGEKPYRCEECSRQFSQLCNLKKHMRTHTGEKPYRCEECSKQFRQLGSLKKHMRTHTREKQV